One window from the genome of Deltaproteobacteria bacterium encodes:
- a CDS encoding amidohydrolase family protein: MRIAHRRSASALWHLLIVCITCRALGGMTAAAQSSSSASQPSTTSAFVNGQWFNGTEFRTETVYIVNGRLTRMKPHRVDVERDLTQGFVIPPFGEAHNHNVEGAWNIDAVIQTYLKAGVFYVKNPNNIPDFSEQIRDKINHPTSMDVAFANGGLTTSGGWPIALYEHVLRTMRYAPVVGELAPGWFANRAYFIIDSEADLRERWPQIMARKPDFVKVYLASTENFEKHRNAADRHVRRGVNPLFVPMIVARAHAAGLRVSAHVETASDFHVALVSGVDEIAHLPGFAITSPAQAQQAHISDDDAALAAKNNVTVVTTTRLSHTWHGGEHGHAGGHGQDKALLVSAIEGQQKQNLRVLHQHGVKLAIGSDHDETSVPEALNLHRLGVFDNRTLLKMWTEATPLAIFPGRAIGSLAEGQEASFLVLRCNPLNDFACVEQITQRVKQGSVLTLPTN; the protein is encoded by the coding sequence ATGCGCATAGCTCACCGCCGCAGTGCTTCTGCCCTGTGGCATCTGTTGATCGTGTGTATCACTTGTCGTGCGCTTGGTGGCATGACGGCGGCAGCACAGTCGTCGTCATCAGCCTCCCAGCCGAGTACAACCTCAGCCTTCGTCAACGGCCAGTGGTTCAATGGCACAGAGTTCCGCACTGAGACTGTGTATATCGTGAACGGTCGCCTAACACGGATGAAACCACACCGTGTTGATGTCGAGAGGGACCTCACGCAGGGTTTTGTCATCCCGCCCTTCGGCGAAGCCCATAACCATAACGTCGAAGGAGCATGGAACATCGACGCCGTCATCCAAACGTACCTGAAAGCCGGCGTCTTCTACGTCAAGAATCCGAACAACATTCCCGACTTCTCCGAGCAGATCCGTGACAAGATTAACCATCCAACCAGTATGGATGTTGCCTTTGCCAATGGCGGACTGACCACCTCTGGCGGCTGGCCGATTGCGTTATACGAGCACGTGTTACGCACGATGCGGTATGCCCCGGTGGTCGGGGAATTAGCGCCGGGCTGGTTTGCCAACCGCGCCTATTTCATCATTGATAGTGAAGCCGATCTACGTGAGCGGTGGCCGCAGATCATGGCGCGCAAACCAGACTTTGTGAAAGTGTACTTGGCGTCTACAGAAAACTTTGAGAAGCATCGCAATGCCGCTGATCGGCACGTTCGGAGAGGAGTGAATCCGCTCTTTGTCCCCATGATTGTCGCCAGAGCTCATGCAGCAGGATTACGGGTGTCCGCGCATGTCGAAACTGCGAGTGATTTTCATGTCGCACTGGTGTCCGGGGTCGATGAAATCGCCCATCTCCCTGGGTTTGCCATCACGAGTCCAGCGCAGGCGCAGCAAGCGCACATCAGCGATGACGATGCCGCACTCGCAGCCAAGAATAACGTGACCGTCGTCACCACCACACGACTGAGCCACACCTGGCATGGCGGCGAACATGGACATGCAGGTGGGCACGGTCAAGACAAGGCATTGCTCGTGTCAGCGATAGAAGGACAGCAAAAACAGAACTTGCGGGTACTCCACCAGCACGGCGTTAAGCTCGCCATCGGCAGCGACCACGACGAGACGTCGGTCCCAGAAGCACTGAACCTGCACCGCTTGGGCGTATTCGATAATCGCACCCTGCTGAAAATGTGGACAGAGGCCACGCCGCTGGCAATCTTTCCAGGCCGCGCGATTGGCTCGCTCGCCGAGGGCCAAGAAGCCAGTTTTCTCGTGCTACGTTGTAATCCGCTTAATGATTTTGCCTGCGTGGAGCAGATCACGCAGCGCGTGAAGCAAGGGTCTGTACTTACCCTACCAACCAACTGA